The genomic interval AGAGTACGTTCCTCTCTCCGGGTTACCTCGATATTTCGCTGGGTTTGACCTACAAGAGTCCGAAGCCGAAGTTCCCGATCGCCGTGAACATTTCGCCTGTGGCCCTGAGTGCGGTGTTTGTGGAGAACGAGACGATCCGCAACAACGTCTGGGACAACAAACCGGGCTGGGAGGCTTACGGTCTGGCCTCCGAGAATGAGACTTCGAAATACGAGGGCGGATCATCGGTGGAGATCAACTTCGACCGGACGTTCGGCAAGACGGGCTACCTGCGCTACCGGACGACGATCTACTCCTTCTACGGATGGATTACGGACATCAGCCAGCAGAACCGGATCCGCGACTATACCGAATACCGCCACGCCTACGAGGCGTGGGAGCAGGAGGGCAAGGATCCGGCGACGAAACCGCGCCTGGCGATCCACCCGACGGTCCGCTGGACGAATACGGTCGACATCAAGGCCACGAAGTTCCTTACGACGACGCTGAGTTTCCAGCTCTACTATAACCGGGCTCAGAATACCGAAGTACAGACCCAGACGCTGCTGAGCGTGGGCCTTACGTATACCTTCAAGAACAAGTAATGTATCGCAATTCGAAACAGACGATTCTTTTTCCGCTGCTGCTGGCGGCGGGCGTAGTCGCGGGGCTGCTGCTCGGGCAGTATCTGGGCCGCAACACCACGGCTTCGCAGCTCAAGGGGGTGCTCGACCGCATGACGCTTCCCACAAACAAACTCACCTACACGCTCTCGCTGATCGAGAACGAATATGTCGACTCGGTATCGATGGATTCGCTTTCGGAGCATGTCATTCCGCTGCTGGTGCGCGAGCTCGATCCGCATTCGGTCTACATTCCGGCGTCGGAGATGGCCGAGTTGAACGAACCGCTCGAAGGGGAGTTCGACGGCATCGGCGTGGTTTTCAACATGGCCACCGATACGGTGATCGTGCTGAACGTCATCCCGCAGGGTCCGAGCGACAAGGCGGGCGTAAAGGCCGGAGACCGGATCATCGAGATCGACGATTCGCTGGTTGCCGGGCGCCGGATTCCGCAGAACCGGATCGTCAAACTCCTGCGCGGGCCTCGGGGATCGAAGGTCCACCTGGGGCTCGAACGGCAGGGGATCTCCGATCTGGTGCGGGTCGAGGTCGAGCGGGGCGTGATTCCGATCAAGAGTGTCGAGTCGGCCTTCCGGATCGCCGACAGCATCGGTTATATCAAACTGGGTCAATTCGCACGGACGACCCACGAGGAGATCCGTCAGTCGCTGGCGAAGCTGCGCGAAGAGGGTGTCACGAAACTGATCTTCGACCTGCGTGGCAATTCGGGCGGTTTCCTCGACCAGGCAATCGGCGTCGCCAACGAGTTTCTGCACGAAGGCCAGCTGATCGTCTATACGGAGGACCGCCGCCACCGCCAGTTGCGGGAGTACGCCGACGGGACGGGTACGGCCCAGGAGATGGAGGTTGCGGTGCTGATCGACGAAGGGAGCGCCTCTTCGAGTGAGATCCTGGCCGGGGCGTTGCAGGACAACGACCGGGGTACGATCATCGGCCGACGGTCGTTCGGCAAGGGGCTCGTGCAGCGGCAAATCCCCTACAGCGACGGCTCGGCGCTGCGTCTGACGACGGCGCGCTACTATACGCCGACGGGTCGCTCGATCCAGAAACCCTACACGATCGGCGACGACGCGAGCTACGAGGAGGACCTGGTGAACCGCTACCGGAACAACGAGTTCTTCTCGGCGGACAGCATCCATTTCGTCGACTCGCTCAAGCGGGTGACGCCGGGCGGGAAGGTGGTCTACGGCGGCGGGGGCATCATGCCGGACGTCTTCGTTCCGGCCGATACGACCGACGTGACGAAATACTTCATCGAGGTGGTGGGACGGAACATCCTCTACCGCTATACGATCGAGTATGCGGACCGCCACCGCGAGGCCTTGAATGCCGTGCAGACGCTCGACGACCTGGAGACGCTGCTCGACAGCGACCGGACGCTGGTGGATGATTTCATCGGCTATGCGGCCCGGAAGGGCGTTGCGCCGCGCTATGGCGACATCGCCCGCTCCCGGCGACTGATCGAGGCGCAGCTCCGGGCCTATATCGGCCGGAATACGCAGCTTGAGGACAACGGATTCTATGCGAACATCTATCCCGTGGATAACGTGATCGTGCGTGCCATCGGGATTCTGAAAGGAGAGGAGGACGAACGATGATCAAGCGACTGATCGGCCGTCTGGTGACCGTAGCGGTCCTTGCCGTGGTGGTGATGGCGTTCCTGCACCGCGACCGTTTCCGGACGCTGTTGCCCTTCGGTGAACCGGCGGAACAGTCCGTTCCGGTTCGGGAGCCCCGGCCTGTTCCCGTTGAGCCCGCTTCCGGCGGGCCCGCTGCGACCGTCGATTCGCTTTCCGGGGTGCCTGAACTCCCGGATTCGCTCCGGGAGTAGCGGCCGCAATCGGACGGAGTTCCGTTTCCCGCTTATTTTACAAGCTACCACCGATTGCTCCTTGTATCTCCCATCGAAAAAGGCAGCCCCGCAAGGGCTGCCTTTTTGTCTGTCCGAACAGACCGACTGCCGGATATACTTAATAATACTTGACGCTTTTCCCTTCGATTGCCGAGAGGATGTTGTTCGCGGCGGATGAAGCCCCGATGCGGAAGAGATCCGTCGTGAGCCACTCCTTGCCGAGAATCTCCTCGACAATCGTGTAGTAGAGGGCTGCATCTTCGGGGGTGCGAACTCTTCCTGCGGCCTTGAATCCCACCTTGCGTCCGGTCTGCTGGTAATAGTCGCGGATGGCCTGGCACATCACTACGGCAGCCTCGGGCGTTGCGGCGACATCGATCTTTCCGGTGGATGTCTTGACGAAATCGGCCCCGGCAAACATCGACAGCAGCGACGCCTTGCGGATGAGTTCAGGGGTTTTGAGTGCTCCGGACTCGATGATGACCTTCAATACGATGTCGCTGTCCATCTCCGATCGGATCACCTCGACTTCGTTGGCCGCTTCATCGTATTCACCCGTGAGCATCCGTCCGACGTTCATTACGATGTCGATTTCATCGGCCCCGTTTTCCACGGCCATGGCCACTTCGAGTGCCTTCACTTCAAGGAATGTCTGTGCTGCGGGAAAACCACCGGCTACACTCGTAATGCGCATCGGGGTCCCGTCTACGGCCAATCCTACGGTATCGACGAATGCGGGATAGACGCAGATCGATGCGACATTGGGGATGTGCGGGTATTTCTCGTAGAATTCGGCCGCCTTTCGTGCGAATTCCGTAACTGAGGTGGTCGAGTCGTTGCACGACAGGGTTGTAAGGTCAATGGCCGAATAGCAGAATTTGTATACTTCGGTGTTGTGGTTGCGGGATTCCGCGATTTTGCGGATGCGTTCTACCTCCTCGTCTACCTGTGCAGGACTCCAGGCCGGGGCGTACTCTTTCAGATGGTTGGCGTATTCCATACTTTCCTTGGTGGTTTTGTACAAAAATAGGAAAATAATTCGAACCCGCAAAAAAAGCCCGGATCATTTGATCCGGGCTTTTCGGTATTGTGAAGGATCCTTATTTGTTCAGCGCCTTCAGGTTGACATCCTTTGCCGCCTTCTGAGCGAGTTCGGGATTCTTGGAGACAGCGCTCTTGAGCTGAGCCTCTGCGGTCTTCAGATCGCCTTCCTTGGCAGCGATCACGGCACGCAGGTAGTCAGCCTCTGCGGAGTTGTCCTTGGCGATGGCCTTCTTGGCTCCGGCCAGGTCGTTGGCCTGAACCAGGGCGATAGCCTCATTGTATCCCTTCAAGCCCTTTGCAGCAGCCTTGTAGTCACCTTCGGCAGCAGCCATGGCAGCCTTCGACTCGGCGTCGGCGGCAGCAGCGTACTTCTTGGCCTCTGCGGTCTTACCGTTGGCGAGGTTTGCGAGCAGGAGGTTCTTGTTGAGTTCCTTCGAGGAGTCGAGTTTGGCAGCCTTTTCGAAGGACTTCAGCGCCTCAGCCTTGTCGCCAACCTGGGTCTGGGCAACACCGAGGTTGTTCCAGATGCGAGCATCGTTGTACTTCTTCGATGCGGCGGTGAGGATCTCTACCTGCTCGGCAGGATTCTTTGCAAGAACCTGAGCCGCATAGAGGTAGTGCTCTGCGGTGAGTTCGCCGCCGTTGCGGTAAGCCTCCATGATCTCGGCATCGGTCAGACCCTGGAGATCGGTGCTGTTGACGATCTGCGAACGACGGAGTTCGGGAAGGATCTCCTTCTTCAGCTCCTCGAATACGGAGGACATGTTCTTGATTTCGGCCTCGCGCTCTGCGGGGGAGTTGTAGAGGCTGAGAACCTGGAGAATGAGGTTCTTGTCCTGAATATCGGATTTTTCAACGAGTTCCTTGAAACCGTCCCAGTCTTCACCGTAAGCTGCGGCGTCGATCTCCAGACCGGCATCCTTGAGGAGTTTGGCCACGACCTTCTGTCCGGACTCGCTGCGGGCCTTGGAGAGCTTGTCGTTGAACTTCACCGGTCCATCGGGAGAAGCATAGCCCTTCACGGCAATGTTCTGGGTTGCGCGATCGTTTTCGAGGTTCTTGTCGACGTTGGCCTTGAATGCGTCGAGGTTTGCGTTCTGCTCGTTCTTCTTCGTTACGACGGAGGAGTTGATAGCATAGAGCAGGTCCGTTTTGTCAACGACGGTGGTAACCTTCTTGTAGTCGTTGTTCATCTGCTCCATCAGGTCTCCGTACTTGAGGTCCTTCTGGAGGGTGTTGAGTCCGTAGGCGACGGTCAGACCGAACTCCTTGGCGATAGCGGCCTTTGCTGCGGCATCATTACCTGCGAGTACAGCAGCCTGCTCCTTGGTGGGGATTGCGCCGTTGTTGAGGTTCACGAGCGTGAACTCCTTGCACTTGCCCTTGGGGCATTTGATTTCGGCACGGAGCTGGAGCTCGCACTGATCCATGCGGGGATCGTATGCGAATTCCACGTGCTGGGAGAAGTTCCCGCCGTTGGTCTGATCTACGACCGCGTAGTTTTCATCGACTTTCGAACCCTGATAGTATTTGGTCGTTCCGGCCACCTCTCCGCCTTCGAACACGATCACGGGGGTTACCTTGATGACGGCCTTTTTGTTGAAATACTCCTGCGGGAAGGTGACATTGATGTCTGCGGCCACGACGCCGTTGTTCAGTGTCAGGATCTCGGGGGTCACCGTCAACTTGATGTCGTCCCGATTCTGGGCCATCTTCTTGAAGCAGTTACAGCTCGAAAATGCCAAAGCGGCAGCCACGAGCACAACGCTCAATTTCATGATGTTTTTCATAATTAGGTAAAAGTTAAAGTTGTTTATTTAATTGTTTGCCTTATTTGTCAGCTTCTGTCGTTTTTTTCTGTCCGTCTCGCTTACTCTCTGCTACCGTCTCATTTTTCCGCGTTGGTCGGCCTCCGCTTCCGTTTCTTTCCGCTTCCGCCTTTCCGCTTCGGTCTCTCTCAGTCTCTGTCCCTCTCATTCTCACACACACTCTCTCTCTTCCTCTCTTCTCTCTTCTCTCTTCTCTCCCTCTTCTCCCCTGCCCCCCCCCACTCCCTTTGTGTTAGGGGACACTGGAACATCGCAAATATAGAAAACTCTGACAATATATGCAATATTTCGGACGGAATTCGTTGATAAAATTCCGGTCCGAAATATCACAAAAACAGAAGCTTTTTATTCCTCCTTGTGCTCATGCCGTTCGCGGCGTTCACGACGCTCCCCGCGTTCGGGCCTGGGGCGCCGCTCCCGCTCGACATAACCTTCGGGTTTCGGCAGCAGGGCCTTGCGCGAAAGTTTGAGCTTGTTGGTCTTGGGATCGAGTCCGATGAGTTTGACATCGATCTCGTCACCCTCCTTCAAGCCGGTCTCCTCCATGGTTTCGAACCGCTTGTAGTCGATCTCGGAGATGTGGAGCAGGGCATCCTTTCCGGGCATGATCTCGACGAATGCGCCGAATGCCACGATCGAGCGGATCTTTCCGTGATAGGTCTCGCCGACCTCGGGGATGGCCACGATGGCCTTGATGCGGGCCAGAGCACCGTCGAGGGCCTCCTTGTCGACACCGAAAATATCGACGATACCCTTGTTGTCGACCTCGGTGATGGTGATGGTGGTGTTGGTTGTCTTCTGAATATCCTGAATGACCTTTCCGCCGGGGCCGATCACCGGACCGATCATATCCTGCGGGATGGTGATCTGAACGATGCGCGGTACGCAGGGCTTGTAGTCGGCACGCGGTTCGGCGATGCACTCGGTGATCTTGCCGAGGATGTGCATGCGGCCCTGACGTGCCTGCTCCAATGCAGCTGCGAGCACCTCGTAGGAGAGTCCGTCGACCTTGATGTCCATCTGCGTGGCGGTGATGCCGTCCTTCGTGCCGGTCACCTTGAAGTCCATGTCTCCGAGGTGGTCCTCATCTCCGAGGATGTCGGAGAGCACGGCCCACTTGCCGGTTGCGGAGTCGGAGATCAGCCCCATGGCGATACCCGATACGGGTTTCTTGATCTTCACGCCGGCGTCCATCAGGGCGAGGGTTCCGGCGCAGACGGTTGCCATCGACGAGGAGCCGTTGGATTCGAGGATGTCCGACACGACGCGTACGGCGTAGGGGTTCTCTTCGCCCAGCGGGATCATGGGTTTCAGGGCGCGCCATGCGAGGTGCCCGTGTCCGATCTCACGGCGCGAGAGACCGCGTGCGGCCTTAGCCTCGCCGGTGGAGAAGGGCGGGAAGTTGTAGTGGAGCACGAACTGCTCGGTGCCCTGTACGAGCACTTCGTCCTTGACCTTCTCGTCGAGTTTCGTGCCGAGGGTTACGGTAGCCAGGGCCTGCGTTTCACCGCGGGTGAAGATGGCCGAGCCGTGAGCGGCGGGCAGGTATCCGACCTCGCACCAGATGGGGCGGATCTCATCGGTGCGGCGTCCGTCGAGACGCTTCCCTTCGTTGAGGATCATGTTGCGCATGGCCTTCTTCTGGACGTCGTCGTGGAAATACTTGTGGATGAGCGGAGCCTTTTCGACGAGCTCCTCCTCGGTGTAGCGCGAAGCGAACTCG from uncultured Alistipes sp. carries:
- a CDS encoding DUF3078 domain-containing protein, whose product is MKSLHALFAGMFLLVGGLPAAAQISIDEVKAEPQDVKFHDELKSTSVDVDYFSLARYKAERAAIRKERNYLEISSGLQGSLSSYNDPWIAVSGGDNSIALVATFNLRHQFKKNLFSIETKFSAKIGYNRMKVETTDDNGETVSNGVWFKNQDEFLFWVNPAFTLAKNWTYGSTFQFRSQFVNGYKSRTEQEREHMKSTFLSPGYLDISLGLTYKSPKPKFPIAVNISPVALSAVFVENETIRNNVWDNKPGWEAYGLASENETSKYEGGSSVEINFDRTFGKTGYLRYRTTIYSFYGWITDISQQNRIRDYTEYRHAYEAWEQEGKDPATKPRLAIHPTVRWTNTVDIKATKFLTTTLSFQLYYNRAQNTEVQTQTLLSVGLTYTFKNK
- a CDS encoding S41 family peptidase, with protein sequence MYRNSKQTILFPLLLAAGVVAGLLLGQYLGRNTTASQLKGVLDRMTLPTNKLTYTLSLIENEYVDSVSMDSLSEHVIPLLVRELDPHSVYIPASEMAELNEPLEGEFDGIGVVFNMATDTVIVLNVIPQGPSDKAGVKAGDRIIEIDDSLVAGRRIPQNRIVKLLRGPRGSKVHLGLERQGISDLVRVEVERGVIPIKSVESAFRIADSIGYIKLGQFARTTHEEIRQSLAKLREEGVTKLIFDLRGNSGGFLDQAIGVANEFLHEGQLIVYTEDRRHRQLREYADGTGTAQEMEVAVLIDEGSASSSEILAGALQDNDRGTIIGRRSFGKGLVQRQIPYSDGSALRLTTARYYTPTGRSIQKPYTIGDDASYEEDLVNRYRNNEFFSADSIHFVDSLKRVTPGGKVVYGGGGIMPDVFVPADTTDVTKYFIEVVGRNILYRYTIEYADRHREALNAVQTLDDLETLLDSDRTLVDDFIGYAARKGVAPRYGDIARSRRLIEAQLRAYIGRNTQLEDNGFYANIYPVDNVIVRAIGILKGEEDER
- the deoC gene encoding deoxyribose-phosphate aldolase — protein: MEYANHLKEYAPAWSPAQVDEEVERIRKIAESRNHNTEVYKFCYSAIDLTTLSCNDSTTSVTEFARKAAEFYEKYPHIPNVASICVYPAFVDTVGLAVDGTPMRITSVAGGFPAAQTFLEVKALEVAMAVENGADEIDIVMNVGRMLTGEYDEAANEVEVIRSEMDSDIVLKVIIESGALKTPELIRKASLLSMFAGADFVKTSTGKIDVAATPEAAVVMCQAIRDYYQQTGRKVGFKAAGRVRTPEDAALYYTIVEEILGKEWLTTDLFRIGASSAANNILSAIEGKSVKYY
- the pnp gene encoding polyribonucleotide nucleotidyltransferase; the encoded protein is MEEKKLYNAVRKIITLADGRQIEIETGKLAKQADGAVVVKMGDTMLLATVVAAKDAKPDTDFMPLQVEYKEKYAACGRYPGGFMKREGKANDSEILVARLIDRALRPLFPADYHAEVYVTVNLISADKDIQPDALAGLAASAALAVSDIPFGGPISEVRVVRRNGQYAINPNFSEMPECDLDIMVGGTIDNILMVEGEMKEVSEEVMLGAIKFAHEEIKKHCAVQIELSKELGKDVKRTYCHEVNDEELRQTIIRELYDKAYAIATSGTMKHEREDLFNALETEFASRYTEEELVEKAPLIHKYFHDDVQKKAMRNMILNEGKRLDGRRTDEIRPIWCEVGYLPAAHGSAIFTRGETQALATVTLGTKLDEKVKDEVLVQGTEQFVLHYNFPPFSTGEAKAARGLSRREIGHGHLAWRALKPMIPLGEENPYAVRVVSDILESNGSSSMATVCAGTLALMDAGVKIKKPVSGIAMGLISDSATGKWAVLSDILGDEDHLGDMDFKVTGTKDGITATQMDIKVDGLSYEVLAAALEQARQGRMHILGKITECIAEPRADYKPCVPRIVQITIPQDMIGPVIGPGGKVIQDIQKTTNTTITITEVDNKGIVDIFGVDKEALDGALARIKAIVAIPEVGETYHGKIRSIVAFGAFVEIMPGKDALLHISEIDYKRFETMEETGLKEGDEIDVKLIGLDPKTNKLKLSRKALLPKPEGYVERERRPRPERGERRERRERHEHKEE